One window of the Candidatus Zixiibacteriota bacterium genome contains the following:
- a CDS encoding conserved hypothetical protein (Evidence 4 : Unknown function but conserved in other organisms): protein MTRKCPDFVKELNDYLDGTLDPQLCREIDTHLGECENCRIMIDTLRQTVKLCQDGKEVPLPTHLESQLNDLLKIRWEKKFGHS, encoded by the coding sequence ATGACCAGAAAATGTCCTGATTTTGTGAAAGAACTGAATGATTATCTCGACGGTACTCTCGATCCGCAACTTTGCCGGGAAATCGACACCCATCTGGGGGAATGTGAAAACTGCCGCATCATGATTGATACTCTGCGGCAGACCGTGAAACTCTGCCAGGATGGCAAAGAGGTGCCATTGCCGACACATCTTGAATCGCAACTTAATGATTTGCTCAAAATCCGTTGGGAGAAGAAATTCGGCCATTCCTGA
- a CDS encoding putative Glucose-6-phosphate isomerase (Evidence 3 : Putative function from multiple computational evidences), giving the protein MKKISFDFNNMMSHTVGGEHGVTEAELRLMAEPARKAREHLTKLMKDARNRTALELEWTRLPYQKKSELARIWKLGREISKKYKNVIFLGIGGSYLGLKAAQDALCPPYYNDFEKLRRGKPKIFFEGNNLDPDTIGNLLANLKPKETFVVVISKSGETTETKVALAVVSNWLKKGVGSKYGRQILAITDPKSGSLRKRVEKEQVKDKLSFRSLPLERGVGGRYSEFNMGLLHLAIIGIRPDQVLSGARQMAVRCMKPKLSANPALMYAVLHTVLYLKKDKGIAIMMPFSETLKATGDWYAQLLAESLGKKFSRKVISHPDRTEKWENDQQQIVHTGRTPVATRGTNDLHSIHQNNVEGENNKVVTFLRIDKFAGRVRVPSGNGFVSGKEYGELIKLAQEATAWSLARENRASCVVSLPELTPYNWGALLFFFEMATAYEGELLNVNAFNQPGVESYKNYMYYKLRKPGLAADIEKEIKTHSFPKKKKYIL; this is encoded by the coding sequence ATGAAAAAAATATCTTTTGATTTCAATAATATGATGAGTCATACGGTAGGGGGAGAACATGGCGTAACCGAGGCCGAGTTGCGACTGATGGCCGAGCCCGCGCGCAAAGCGCGGGAACATCTGACAAAACTTATGAAAGACGCGCGTAACCGGACGGCCCTCGAATTGGAATGGACCCGTCTCCCGTATCAGAAGAAAAGCGAATTGGCGAGGATTTGGAAGCTCGGCCGTGAAATTTCAAAAAAATATAAAAATGTGATATTTCTGGGGATCGGAGGGTCATACCTGGGCCTCAAAGCCGCCCAGGATGCACTATGCCCCCCCTATTATAATGACTTCGAGAAACTGCGCCGGGGGAAGCCGAAAATATTTTTTGAAGGAAACAATCTTGATCCTGATACAATCGGAAATTTGCTTGCCAATTTAAAGCCAAAAGAAACTTTTGTGGTCGTAATATCCAAATCGGGCGAAACCACCGAAACTAAAGTGGCCCTGGCGGTGGTCAGCAACTGGCTCAAAAAGGGGGTTGGCTCCAAATATGGACGTCAGATTTTGGCCATTACCGACCCGAAATCAGGTTCCCTCCGCAAACGGGTGGAAAAGGAGCAGGTAAAGGATAAATTATCGTTTCGAAGTCTCCCGCTGGAGCGGGGTGTGGGCGGGCGCTACTCGGAATTCAATATGGGACTTCTTCATCTGGCCATAATTGGCATAAGACCCGACCAGGTCCTCTCCGGAGCCAGGCAGATGGCTGTTAGATGCATGAAACCAAAGTTAAGCGCAAATCCGGCCCTAATGTACGCCGTCCTTCACACCGTTTTATATCTGAAAAAAGATAAGGGGATTGCCATCATGATGCCCTTTTCCGAGACTCTTAAAGCGACCGGGGATTGGTATGCGCAACTCCTCGCGGAAAGTCTCGGCAAGAAATTTTCAAGAAAAGTGATCTCCCATCCCGACCGAACGGAGAAATGGGAAAATGACCAGCAGCAAATTGTTCATACCGGGCGCACCCCGGTGGCCACCCGTGGCACCAATGATCTCCATTCCATTCACCAGAACAATGTTGAGGGGGAAAATAACAAGGTCGTAACCTTCCTCAGGATAGACAAATTCGCCGGCAGAGTGCGGGTGCCCTCGGGCAATGGTTTCGTCTCCGGAAAGGAATATGGAGAATTAATTAAATTGGCCCAGGAAGCAACCGCCTGGTCGCTGGCCCGCGAAAACCGTGCCAGCTGTGTCGTGAGCCTTCCCGAATTGACTCCATATAACTGGGGCGCACTTCTATTCTTCTTCGAAATGGCCACTGCCTATGAGGGAGAACTACTCAATGTCAACGCCTTTAACCAGCCGGGAGTAGAGAGTTATAAAAATTATATGTACTACAAACTGCGCAAGCCGGGTCTCGCCGCTGATATTGAAAAAGAAATCAAAACGCATTCCTTTCCGAAGAAAAAGAAATATATTCTTTAG
- a CDS encoding conserved hypothetical protein (Evidence 4 : Unknown function but conserved in other organisms), which yields MKGKLIFVIIIILVIIGLAYLNWSRMINLVLPPGSRPAKVNFQVEKATSDQFETMAVQLKAGYGKEFPHVERFRKAGILTYEGPRTCLTCHKDITFEDVDTKTKKTVDLMDNLIASAHFRFYTIRHPNVYGFNGQLADNFAMGKINRPCPKPGSFAMTAWASLVVLKNGDTLSEGCGQCHIGGQPAPPLGEMMPGYKTLDEEKETIDCLMCHSAAYDMNHKQVALTDDGQMYWDQDRTLKAAVTVGRPTSQACLRCHQHNLGGDIYIDPADSSYFQSMLNAGTNRPRVHHPGSKRGTPFSPSWDVHAAAGLDCIDCHITEGHRIAKGTHTTTMMANDLPDTEVACEKCHSAAPHKSNPDLADYLNGHTDKIACVTCHIPSLNPDNATMRDFATPEYEENLGIYVYTDISKETAPGKGIIYAWWNGDATFLGNPIGDNPNGKNLYRFYRPTHIWPEYKDFDYAAWYEKVMRPIAKKGRPSKLYAMKLFNGRQHIDLQNMGPFGGMYLPYNLPVYYTSGNPDSAAAREMEHPMMAMMYGTLFKYYMMDKFMSFMDVPTWDGAAYNDVRHLRKVEPRWIPQDASLEISHAIRKDGALSCNSCHSSSGVLDFKALGYDDDETKSLQEPRF from the coding sequence ATGAAAGGTAAATTAATTTTTGTCATCATAATTATTCTCGTTATCATCGGCCTCGCCTATTTGAATTGGTCCCGGATGATCAATTTAGTGCTTCCGCCGGGGAGTCGTCCCGCGAAAGTAAATTTTCAGGTTGAAAAGGCGACATCGGACCAGTTTGAAACAATGGCGGTGCAATTGAAGGCCGGATACGGTAAGGAGTTCCCTCACGTTGAAAGATTCCGCAAAGCCGGTATTTTGACCTATGAAGGGCCGAGAACCTGCCTGACCTGCCACAAGGATATTACTTTCGAGGACGTCGATACCAAGACCAAAAAGACGGTCGATCTGATGGACAATCTGATTGCGTCCGCCCATTTCCGCTTCTATACGATCCGCCATCCCAATGTATATGGTTTCAACGGGCAACTGGCGGATAATTTTGCGATGGGAAAAATCAATCGCCCCTGCCCCAAACCGGGGTCATTTGCCATGACCGCCTGGGCCTCGCTGGTGGTGCTGAAAAACGGGGATACTTTATCGGAAGGATGCGGGCAATGCCATATCGGGGGTCAACCGGCTCCCCCCTTGGGAGAAATGATGCCCGGATACAAAACATTGGATGAAGAGAAAGAAACTATCGACTGTTTGATGTGTCACTCCGCGGCGTATGATATGAATCATAAGCAGGTGGCTCTTACGGACGACGGGCAGATGTACTGGGATCAAGATCGCACTCTCAAAGCGGCCGTGACGGTCGGACGGCCGACCTCTCAAGCCTGCCTGCGGTGCCATCAGCATAATCTCGGAGGCGACATATATATTGACCCCGCCGATTCATCATATTTTCAAAGTATGCTTAACGCCGGGACAAACCGCCCGCGGGTTCATCACCCCGGAAGCAAACGCGGAACACCATTTTCTCCGTCATGGGATGTTCACGCCGCGGCCGGACTTGACTGCATCGACTGCCATATCACCGAGGGTCATCGCATCGCCAAAGGGACCCACACCACCACAATGATGGCCAACGATCTGCCCGACACGGAAGTGGCCTGCGAGAAGTGCCATTCCGCTGCTCCCCATAAGAGCAATCCCGATCTGGCCGATTATCTCAACGGACATACCGACAAAATCGCCTGCGTGACCTGCCATATACCGAGTTTGAATCCGGATAATGCCACGATGCGGGATTTCGCGACTCCGGAATATGAGGAAAACCTCGGAATTTATGTTTACACCGATATCTCTAAAGAAACTGCCCCCGGCAAAGGAATAATATATGCATGGTGGAACGGCGACGCGACTTTTCTCGGCAACCCGATCGGGGATAATCCCAATGGCAAGAACCTTTATCGTTTCTACCGGCCGACCCATATCTGGCCGGAATACAAAGATTTCGATTACGCCGCCTGGTATGAAAAAGTGATGCGGCCGATTGCCAAAAAGGGACGACCGTCAAAATTGTACGCCATGAAATTGTTCAACGGGCGCCAGCATATCGATCTTCAGAATATGGGGCCGTTCGGCGGGATGTATCTACCCTATAATCTACCCGTCTATTATACCAGCGGCAACCCCGACAGCGCGGCCGCGCGGGAAATGGAACATCCGATGATGGCGATGATGTACGGAACGCTTTTCAAATATTACATGATGGATAAATTCATGTCGTTTATGGACGTCCCGACCTGGGATGGAGCGGCGTACAATGACGTCCGGCATCTCCGCAAGGTGGAACCGCGCTGGATCCCGCAGGACGCATCTCTCGAAATAAGTCACGCGATTCGAAAGGACGGCGCCCTCTCCTGCAATAGTTGCCACTCATCTTCCGGTGTTCTCGACTTCAAGGCCCTGGGGTACGACGATGACGAAACCAAATCGCTGCAGGAGCCGCGCTTCTAA
- a CDS encoding conserved hypothetical protein (Evidence 4 : Unknown function but conserved in other organisms) has protein sequence MRHLKPFFSFIIILIFSLGLFSCGQKTPQNEILIGEYSSLTGTTATFGQSTHRGILMAVNETNAAGGVLGKKIKLQTEDDQSKPEEAAMAVTKLISRDGVKAIIGEAASSRSLAAAPICQANHIPMISNASTNPEVTQKGDYIFRVCFIDPFQGEVLAKFIYNSLNLRRVAILKDVKNDYSIGLAQFFEQSFQKLGGEVVDSRAYSEGDTDFKAQLTAIKAANPDAVLVPGYYTEAALIVKEGRELNMNMPFIGGDGWDSEKLIEIGGDAMNGTYFCTHYSAYDPSPIVQNFVTQYKKAYNVPPDALSALGYDAAMLLFDAIKRAGSTDGDKIRQALATTKDLPGVTGSITIDAERNARKPIVFLEISGGKMQYKETIQP, from the coding sequence ATGCGGCATCTGAAGCCATTTTTTTCCTTTATTATTATTTTAATTTTTAGTCTTGGCCTTTTTTCGTGCGGGCAGAAAACGCCTCAAAACGAAATCCTGATCGGCGAATATTCATCCCTGACCGGCACGACCGCCACGTTCGGCCAATCGACGCATCGGGGTATTTTAATGGCGGTCAATGAAACCAACGCGGCCGGAGGCGTGCTCGGGAAGAAGATTAAATTGCAGACGGAGGACGACCAGTCGAAGCCGGAAGAAGCCGCCATGGCGGTGACCAAACTGATTTCCCGCGACGGTGTCAAGGCGATAATCGGTGAAGCGGCATCATCGCGCAGTCTGGCGGCCGCCCCCATCTGTCAGGCGAACCATATTCCGATGATAAGCAATGCTTCGACCAATCCCGAAGTGACGCAGAAGGGAGATTATATATTCCGGGTCTGTTTTATTGACCCGTTTCAGGGAGAGGTTCTGGCCAAATTTATTTACAATTCTCTCAATTTGAGAAGAGTGGCGATATTGAAGGATGTAAAGAACGATTACAGTATCGGGCTTGCGCAGTTTTTTGAACAAAGTTTTCAGAAATTGGGCGGTGAAGTGGTCGACAGCCGGGCTTACAGCGAAGGCGACACCGATTTCAAGGCCCAGTTGACGGCAATCAAAGCAGCCAATCCCGACGCGGTCCTTGTTCCCGGATACTATACCGAAGCGGCCCTGATTGTCAAGGAGGGGCGTGAACTCAATATGAATATGCCGTTCATCGGCGGCGACGGTTGGGACTCGGAAAAATTGATCGAGATCGGCGGCGATGCCATGAACGGGACCTACTTCTGCACCCACTATTCGGCTTATGATCCCAGCCCGATTGTCCAGAATTTTGTCACCCAGTACAAAAAGGCCTATAATGTGCCCCCCGATGCTCTTTCCGCCCTGGGATATGATGCTGCCATGCTCCTGTTCGACGCTATCAAGAGGGCGGGAAGTACCGACGGCGATAAAATCCGTCAGGCGCTGGCCACAACGAAAGACCTTCCCGGGGTAACGGGGTCGATCACGATAGATGCCGAGAGAAACGCTCGCAAACCGATCGTTTTCCTCGAAATCAGCGGCGGTAAAATGCAATATAAGGAAACCATTCAGCCATAG
- a CDS encoding putative RNA polymerase sigma-H factor (Evidence 3 : Putative function from multiple computational evidences) has product MRNLIFSILTADSPIPVPCFFESFPIYWHLMDEKQLIERAKAGDFSAFTELVEAHKVKLFALVRRLAGNEQDAEDIMQETLLKAIDKIDTFRGDSSFGTWIYAIALNEARGHIIREKQRDLRSIEDYLPDHDGRPEKSTAHHPLFEWEDPHRRLESKELRRIIEEGMQQLPYNYREAFVLRFIEDLPVKEVAALIGESEAAAKSRILRARLALREFLAGKFEVSHDQKMS; this is encoded by the coding sequence TTGCGGAATTTGATATTTTCGATTCTTACGGCCGATAGTCCTATTCCGGTTCCTTGTTTTTTTGAATCATTTCCGATATATTGGCATCTAATGGATGAAAAACAACTGATAGAAAGGGCCAAAGCCGGCGACTTTTCGGCTTTTACGGAGCTTGTTGAAGCCCATAAAGTTAAACTTTTCGCACTGGTACGGCGCCTGGCCGGAAATGAGCAGGATGCCGAGGATATAATGCAGGAGACTCTTCTGAAAGCGATTGACAAAATTGATACTTTTCGCGGCGATTCGTCCTTCGGAACCTGGATTTATGCCATCGCTCTGAACGAGGCCAGGGGACATATTATCCGGGAAAAACAGCGGGATTTGAGAAGTATCGAAGATTATCTTCCCGATCATGACGGCCGCCCCGAAAAGAGCACGGCTCATCATCCCCTTTTTGAATGGGAGGACCCCCATCGCCGTCTGGAATCAAAAGAATTGCGCCGGATTATCGAAGAAGGAATGCAGCAATTACCGTATAATTATCGCGAGGCTTTCGTGCTTCGTTTTATCGAAGATCTCCCCGTAAAAGAAGTTGCGGCTTTGATAGGTGAATCCGAGGCCGCCGCCAAGTCCCGTATTTTGCGTGCCCGGCTGGCGCTGCGCGAATTTCTTGCCGGAAAATTTGAGGTGAGTCATGACCAGAAAATGTCCTGA